In Hymenobacter volaticus, the genomic window CAGACAAGTCGTCTACCCCAACCATGGAAAAAACGCCGAAGGGATTTATCCCCGTTATGCTCATGCCCTTTCAAAACGACGGGCAAATCGATTATCCGGCGCTTACTCGCCTGACAGAGTTGTACTTAGGGGCCGGCGCCGCCGGACTTTTCGCCAATTGCTTGTCCAGCGAAATGTTCGAGCTGAGCGCGCAGGAACGGCTTGAAACCATCCGCCACGTGGTGGATGTGGTGGGCGGCGCCGTGCCCGTAGTAGCTACCGGCACCTTCGCCGGCGCCCTCAACGAGCAAGCTGACTTCGTGAAGAAAGTATACGACGCCGGCACCGAAGCCGTCATCGTCATCACCGGCCTACTAGCCACCGAGCAAGAGTCGGACGCCGTGTTCGACGAGCGAATCTTCCGGCTCTTGGATTGGACGCCGGGTATTCCTATCGGTTTCTACGAGTGCCCCGAGCCCTACAAACGCGTGTTGTCGGCCAAGCAGCTCGGGCAATTCGTGGACACGGGCCGCGTAACCTACCACAAAGACACCTGTCTCGATATCGAGCAGGTGCGCGCCAAGCTCGCCGCGGTGGAAGGCCATCCTTTCGGCCTTTACGACGCCTACATGGGCCACGCCGTGGAGTCGTTGCGGGCCGGCGCGGCGGGACTGTCCTGCATTCAAGGCAATTTCTTCCCCGAACTCATTGTGTGGCTCTGCAACAACTACGACAACCCCCACGCCGCGGCGGAAGTGGAGGCGGTGCAGCAGTTCTTCGTCAAGAACATGGACGTGATGCACAACGTGTATCCCATTGTGGCCAAATACTCGCTCAAGCAGCGGGGCATGGATATTTCCACTTTTACCCGTCGTCGAGTAGGCACCTTCACCAGCTCGATTCGGCAGGGCGTGGAAGCTCTCTGCGGGGATTACAACATCCTAAGCAGAAGCCTGGAACTAGTGTAAAAGGGGCACTGGTGTGAGAGGAAAAAGGCCATTATGCTGAGCAACGCTCACGCATAATGGCCTTTTTTACGTTGCTGCGCTTACGCTGCGGCCAACTCTTTGTAGCTGTGCAGGTACTTCTTCTTGTACTCAAGCGGCGTCATTTTGGTGATTTTCTTGAAGTGCCGGTAGAAGTTGGACACGTTGTTGAAGCCGCACTCAAAGCAGATTACCTCGGTGGGCAGCTTGTCCTCGATTAGCAGGCGGCACGACTGGCTGATGCGAATCTCGATGAGGAAGTCGTAGTAGGTTTTCTTGGTGATCAGTTTAAAGTACCGACAGAAGGAAGTCACGCTTAGGTTGCTGATAGAGGCAATTTCTTCGAGCGTGATTTCCTTTTTGTAGTTGGACAACGTGTAGTTGCACACCTTGTTGATGCGCTGCACATCCGACTCGTTGCTTTGCTTGAAGGCGTGGTGCTCCGAGGCAATCGTCTCGATTTCCGTCGTTTCTGAGAGGATTTTGAGGATGGACAGGAAGATGATGATGCGGTCGA contains:
- a CDS encoding dihydrodipicolinate synthase family protein, yielding MEKTPKGFIPVMLMPFQNDGQIDYPALTRLTELYLGAGAAGLFANCLSSEMFELSAQERLETIRHVVDVVGGAVPVVATGTFAGALNEQADFVKKVYDAGTEAVIVITGLLATEQESDAVFDERIFRLLDWTPGIPIGFYECPEPYKRVLSAKQLGQFVDTGRVTYHKDTCLDIEQVRAKLAAVEGHPFGLYDAYMGHAVESLRAGAAGLSCIQGNFFPELIVWLCNNYDNPHAAAEVEAVQQFFVKNMDVMHNVYPIVAKYSLKQRGMDISTFTRRRVGTFTSSIRQGVEALCGDYNILSRSLELV
- a CDS encoding AraC family transcriptional regulator; this encodes MKAHFHKIPVNNQSSFSIRHDRKPNFGTIWHYHPELELHYVIKGEGVRLVGDNISNFSAGEIILLGANLPHTWRCNEEYFQCNPELEVEAVVIQFLPECLGRYLLGLPEAYLIPKLFEKAKSGLILSGEAKARLAPLMLAAVHATDLDRIIIFLSILKILSETTEIETIASEHHAFKQSNESDVQRINKVCNYTLSNYKKEITLEEIASISNLSVTSFCRYFKLITKKTYYDFLIEIRISQSCRLLIEDKLPTEVICFECGFNNVSNFYRHFKKITKMTPLEYKKKYLHSYKELAAA